GTGGGGGATAATCGCCCGGACCTCTTCAAGATGGCGCTTGATCTGGGCGCAGAAGGGGTTCTCGTTCCACTGGTCGAGACCGTTCAAGACGCGCGTCGGGCCGTCGAAGCCTGTCGGTATCCGCCTCTCGGATCACGAGGATTCGGTCCTGTGCGAGCCAGTCAGTATTTCACTCGACTTGAGGAGTATGTCCGCCGGGCCAATGAGGAGCTGGTGCTCATCCTCCAAATCGAGACGGTCGCCGCGGTTCGGGATTTGGAGGCGCTTATGGCCGTGCCTGGAGTCGACGCGATCTTCATTGGTCCGGGGGACTTGGCCAGCTCAATGGGATTCATTGGCGAAAGCGATCATCCAGAGGTGCGGCGAGCGATCGAGGAGATCATGGCCCGTGCCCGTGCGGTTCGTTTCCCCTTCGGCATTCTGACCCGGACTCCGGAGGAGGCCGCTTGGGCGGCTGCTCAAGGAGCGACGTTGGTGACGATCGGCGGCGATC
This is a stretch of genomic DNA from Blastocatellia bacterium. It encodes these proteins:
- a CDS encoding HpcH/HpaI aldolase/citrate lyase family protein — its product is MFAHRLKERIRNGELVLGSWIALTDPYAVEVMAEAGFDWLVIDMEHCPIGIESLRDILIALKGGTAAPIVRVGDNRPDLFKMALDLGAEGVLVPLVETVQDARRAVEACRYPPLGSRGFGPVRASQYFTRLEEYVRRANEELVLILQIETVAAVRDLEALMAVPGVDAIFIGPGDLASSMGFIGESDHPEVRRAIEEIMARARAVRFPFGILTRTPEEAAWAAAQGATLVTIGGDLGFLLQGAHQTLARTRALLTHHQEEERGEQR